In one Gossypium hirsutum isolate 1008001.06 chromosome D09, Gossypium_hirsutum_v2.1, whole genome shotgun sequence genomic region, the following are encoded:
- the LOC107891584 gene encoding probable fatty acyl-CoA reductase 5 isoform X3, whose product MELNNAVKFLQGKTILITGATGFLAKVFVEKILRLQPNVNKLYLLVRASNNKSATQRLYDEIISTELFKILRNNWGSKFDDLISSRVKAVAGDISFENLGLNDSELREEMLKKIQIIVNVAASTNFGERYDDALGINTFGALNVLNFGKKCDEVKLFLHISTAYVGGEETGIILEKGENLKRRNDINIFEEKRLAEELLSQLQNQCIPDKAITSSMKEFGLERAKMNGWPNTYVFTKAMGEMLLGKFKGDLPLVIIRPTIIASTYKQPFPGWIEGVRTMDVVLVNYGKGKLTCFPGNLNSALDVIPVDMVVNAMVVAMEVHYAQHQYSCETIYHVGTSSKNPLKLSDLRNLVHYYFTKNPWIDTNGQKVEVGKLIVVSTINRFFLYMKIKYVLPLKLR is encoded by the exons ATGGAGTTGAATAATGCAGTCAAGTTCCTTCAAGGCAAGACCATATTAATCACAGGTGCAACTGGATTTTTGGCCAAGG TTTTTGTCGAGAAGATACTAAGACTTCAaccgaatgtgaataagcttTATCTTCTTGTGAGGGCTTCAAATAACAAATCGGCCACACAACGGTTATATGATGAG ATCATAAGCACAGAATTGTTTAAGATTCTTCGCAATAATTGGGGTTCGAAATTTGATGATTTGATATCAAGTAGGGTGAAAGCAGTAGCAGGtgatatttcttttgaaaacttgGGATTGAATGATTCAGAATTAAGAGAAGAAATGCTGAAGAAAATCCAAATTATAGTAAATGTAGCTGCCTCAACAAACTTCGGTGAAAG GTATGATGATGCGCTAGGCATCAATACATTTGGAGCTCTCAATGTTCTAAATTTTGGAAAGAAATGTGATGAAGTAAAATTGTTTCTCCACATTTCAACTG CTTATGTAGGCGGTGAAGAGACGGGAATAATATTAGAGAAgggtgagaatttgaaaagaagaaATGACATCAACATTTTTGAAGAAAAGAGACTTGCCGAGGAACTGCTAAGCCAACTACAAAATCAGTGCATCCCAGATAAAGCAATAACATCGTCAATGAAGGAATTCGGCCTTGAAAG GGCAAAAATGAATGGGTGGCCAAATACGTATGTATTTACAAAGGCAATGGGAGAGATGCTTTTAGGGAAGTTCAAAGGAGATTTGCCTCTTGTTATAATACGCCCCACAATCATTGCAAGCACTTACAAACAACCTTTCCCTGGTTGGATTGAAGGTGTCAG AACCATGGATGTTGTCCTCGTGAATTATGGAAAAGGGAAGCTAACATGTTTTCCTGGCAATCTTAACTCTGCTCTTGATGTG ATACCAGTAGATATGGTGGTGAATGCCATGGTTGTGGCCATGGAAGTTCATTATGCACAGCATCAATATTCTTGTGAGACCATTTACCATGTTGGAACCTCATCCaaaaatcctttaaaattatCAGATCTTCGAAATCTTGTGCATTATTATTTCACTAAAAACCCATGGATCGATACAAATGGGCAGAAAGTAGAAGTTGGTAAATTGATAGTGGTTAGCACAATTAATAGATTTTTCCTATACATGAAAATCAAATATGTGCTCCCACTGAAG
- the LOC107891584 gene encoding probable fatty acyl-CoA reductase 5 isoform X4: MELNNAVKFLQGKTILITGATGFLAKVFVEKILRLQPNVNKLYLLVRASNNKSATQRLYDEIISTELFKILRNNWGSKFDDLISSRVKAVAGDISFENLGLNDSELREEMLKKIQIIVNVAASTNFGERYDDALGINTFGALNVLNFGKKCDEVKLFLHISTAYVGGEETGIILEKGENLKRRNDINIFEEKRLAEELLSQLQNQCIPDKAITSSMKEFGLERAKMNGWPNTYVFTKAMGEMLLGKFKGDLPLVIIRPTIIASTYKQPFPGWIEGVRTMDVVLVNYGKGKLTCFPGNLNSALDVIPVDMVVNAMVVAMEVHYAQHQYSSSMTEI, encoded by the exons ATGGAGTTGAATAATGCAGTCAAGTTCCTTCAAGGCAAGACCATATTAATCACAGGTGCAACTGGATTTTTGGCCAAGG TTTTTGTCGAGAAGATACTAAGACTTCAaccgaatgtgaataagcttTATCTTCTTGTGAGGGCTTCAAATAACAAATCGGCCACACAACGGTTATATGATGAG ATCATAAGCACAGAATTGTTTAAGATTCTTCGCAATAATTGGGGTTCGAAATTTGATGATTTGATATCAAGTAGGGTGAAAGCAGTAGCAGGtgatatttcttttgaaaacttgGGATTGAATGATTCAGAATTAAGAGAAGAAATGCTGAAGAAAATCCAAATTATAGTAAATGTAGCTGCCTCAACAAACTTCGGTGAAAG GTATGATGATGCGCTAGGCATCAATACATTTGGAGCTCTCAATGTTCTAAATTTTGGAAAGAAATGTGATGAAGTAAAATTGTTTCTCCACATTTCAACTG CTTATGTAGGCGGTGAAGAGACGGGAATAATATTAGAGAAgggtgagaatttgaaaagaagaaATGACATCAACATTTTTGAAGAAAAGAGACTTGCCGAGGAACTGCTAAGCCAACTACAAAATCAGTGCATCCCAGATAAAGCAATAACATCGTCAATGAAGGAATTCGGCCTTGAAAG GGCAAAAATGAATGGGTGGCCAAATACGTATGTATTTACAAAGGCAATGGGAGAGATGCTTTTAGGGAAGTTCAAAGGAGATTTGCCTCTTGTTATAATACGCCCCACAATCATTGCAAGCACTTACAAACAACCTTTCCCTGGTTGGATTGAAGGTGTCAG AACCATGGATGTTGTCCTCGTGAATTATGGAAAAGGGAAGCTAACATGTTTTCCTGGCAATCTTAACTCTGCTCTTGATGTG ATACCAGTAGATATGGTGGTGAATGCCATGGTTGTGGCCATGGAAGTTCATTATGCACAGCATCAATATTCTT
- the LOC107891584 gene encoding probable fatty acyl-CoA reductase 5 isoform X5 has product MELNNAVKFLQGKTILITGATGFLAKVFVEKILRLQPNVNKLYLLVRASNNKSATQRLYDEIISTELFKILRNNWGSKFDDLISSRVKAVAGDISFENLGLNDSELREEMLKKIQIIVNVAASTNFGERYDDALGINTFGALNVLNFGKKCDEVKLFLHISTAYVGGEETGIILEKGENLKRRNDINIFEEKRLAEELLSQLQNQCIPDKAITSSMKEFGLERAKMNGWPNTYVFTKAMGEMLLGKFKGDLPLVIIRPTIIASTYKQPFPGWIEGVRTMDVVLVNYGKGKLTCFPGNLNSALDVLR; this is encoded by the exons ATGGAGTTGAATAATGCAGTCAAGTTCCTTCAAGGCAAGACCATATTAATCACAGGTGCAACTGGATTTTTGGCCAAGG TTTTTGTCGAGAAGATACTAAGACTTCAaccgaatgtgaataagcttTATCTTCTTGTGAGGGCTTCAAATAACAAATCGGCCACACAACGGTTATATGATGAG ATCATAAGCACAGAATTGTTTAAGATTCTTCGCAATAATTGGGGTTCGAAATTTGATGATTTGATATCAAGTAGGGTGAAAGCAGTAGCAGGtgatatttcttttgaaaacttgGGATTGAATGATTCAGAATTAAGAGAAGAAATGCTGAAGAAAATCCAAATTATAGTAAATGTAGCTGCCTCAACAAACTTCGGTGAAAG GTATGATGATGCGCTAGGCATCAATACATTTGGAGCTCTCAATGTTCTAAATTTTGGAAAGAAATGTGATGAAGTAAAATTGTTTCTCCACATTTCAACTG CTTATGTAGGCGGTGAAGAGACGGGAATAATATTAGAGAAgggtgagaatttgaaaagaagaaATGACATCAACATTTTTGAAGAAAAGAGACTTGCCGAGGAACTGCTAAGCCAACTACAAAATCAGTGCATCCCAGATAAAGCAATAACATCGTCAATGAAGGAATTCGGCCTTGAAAG GGCAAAAATGAATGGGTGGCCAAATACGTATGTATTTACAAAGGCAATGGGAGAGATGCTTTTAGGGAAGTTCAAAGGAGATTTGCCTCTTGTTATAATACGCCCCACAATCATTGCAAGCACTTACAAACAACCTTTCCCTGGTTGGATTGAAGGTGTCAG AACCATGGATGTTGTCCTCGTGAATTATGGAAAAGGGAAGCTAACATGTTTTCCTGGCAATCTTAACTCTGCTCTTGATGTG